The DNA region TATCTgtttacagagaaaaaaaaattgagttaaattaaaaaaaaaaaaaacatcgaattaACAGGTAAtacaaaagaatgaattgaaattttttcaaattcacttcAATAACGGTGAATTAattatcgagaaaaaattgagattcatgaattgaaacgaatcaagttgaattgaataaatctacctgcgttcaaaaaattaagttgtattacataaatttatttaaattaattcaacccgaaaaattattgtatcacTCAAATCTCGAGTTGTTTTCCCCAAAAAAGTTCAAAGTCTTCTGTGGCTTTATTCGTGCAAATCACCTCAAACGATTAGCTTGATTACTATTTCCGGGGCTGAACAagtatttttaccatttttgtGGAGCTTTCAGCAACGCATCGCGATCAGTTGTCTTCCGATTGGCCAATTGATCAGAAGACGCGTAGagttacataaaatttttttttgcaagcgTCTACtgaattctaaaaaaatatggtttttCGTCGcacatattgttattattccgCATTTAGAAATCTATAATGTCagaaattcgtgaaaaattgtcGGTAAGTACACGCAAGTGCAAAGAGAATAGATTGTAAGTCCAACgggtgaataaatattattacaacaCCGAGTCGTACAACCAGAACATACTTATCGAAATatgcttatacatatatgcatatgtaatggatgagaaattttggtaagaaaattattttctcttctccgGTTCAAAATTAGATGAGTGAATTGGAAACGTTCGCGATAGCAATCTGCAGTTATCAGACACACGCACATCAAACGTAATCATCATCAATCATCAACGTTTTCATCACACCTGTGATTGGAGTAATAAAATCTGAGACACTAATTCTAACCGCGGTTTTGACACACATCGAggagaacgagaaaaaattctatccaAGTATCGAGTaagagaataagaagaaaaaatcaggcAAAGTAAAAAAGTTGCCGTTAATATCGAATTCTGTACACAgtgtcaaaaaaaatatatgtacacatacgtatgtaatacataataaaataaaaaagttaaaatGTGACATTATCCGTATCGCAATCACCCTGTGGTATTATAAAGCTTCGGAAGCGATATGAGATCGCTTTGATAACTCCCTAATTGGTATTATCTCCGTGAATATACCTTGTACTGTTTACTAACGCGTACACCGACATCAGGCACCCGTGTAAACCTGAGATAACAGGTTTTCGGACATTATTGGACGTCCGTTAATGGACGTGGCATAGCTACTCGATCTGCGCATAGTTTACAAGCATGCGGATTACCATAAGGAACGTGAACGTGTCTAGAAATAACCAGCAAtaatcctctctctctctctcgagtcGCCCACTCGTCTGTCATTCCCATGTAAATACCCCatgggtggggggggggggggggggggggaggagatgAGGGGACGCAAGATGGTAATATTTGGCATACGATAAAACGCCTGGAACACAGATCACGGCTCACCTTGGCAGTCCCAAAGCTCCATAGCGCCGTCCAATAGACAGCCATCGGTGCCTCTTATTCCTTCGGTACGATTCAGGCAGAAGCATTGGTTTTCCGAATAGGTTAACGGCGATGAGAGCATGTCTTTGCTAACCACGTACTTGTAACTATCAATTCCGGAGTAACTGGATACTTCCGAAAAGTCAAGCCTCACTGACCTGTCGATCGTGATAGAAGTTCATTTGAACGGATCTAGGGCGTCGGTATACCTTAATCCTTAACATTGGATTGGAATGAccttatcattttttatatccaaTTCGAGTTCTATACCTGCATATGTCGGTGCTGAAAATGTTTACGCTTGGTCCCTGGGTTCTGAACGGTGGATAGATACTCGCATCGCAACCGACTATGTCGTTACAACTACCGTCTTCCGTCCACGTATCCAACACGCTTGAGTTTTCCCAGGAAATTATGTCTCCCAGTTGAGAAATGTCGTTGAGACCGCTGTTGATCGAGTAGTAACCGTCgtttgaatcatttttctgCAAAAGAGAGGGGATTTGGAAATTAAcggtaataattaataatttattacgcAACAAAGGGCCAAACTCGATCTATTCGGATCGCGCGTTTTTTTGCCCGCaacacgaaattgaggttaggacCGCGTAATGTTAGATTTGTTcacgacagcgcatgcgcggagttgAGAAAAGACTACTTTCGACTCGTAGGActtaaaagtggtctttttTTATCCGCATTTGGTGACTGACTCTACCGTCATATAGAAACCAGTACTTAGTGTATAGAAAACACGCATggaaaaacacataaaatatGTTTGTGTTGTACAAGAAACGTTTTAGCCATGCCGATTTCTCGATTCCCGAAGGAGTGTTTCCAAGTAGCAATAAACCAATGCATGTATGTGCGAATACCTACGTGTCTGAATATTTACCATTCGCGTGAGAAAAGGTGAATGGATCAGgtatgtaataatattgtaatatgcaaaaaaaaaaaaaataatccgatGCCAAAGTTGTTCTCATACGCTGTAATGAATGTCGTTTGTAATAGAACGAGAGGAATATTCATTAGGCTGGTGACAACTACACAGCTGCGGTTACCGTATGTATTTAGCATACTCGGTGATACACTACCGGATATATGACTGAAACCGTTTAGAAACTgctaatatattatacgttttgCGGGGTGTCAAAAATCCCGGATAATTCCCAGAGACATACACTTATAGAGACTGGCTCGGGTTTATTCGTATTCGTGGATCATATTATATGTCAGGTATATTCTTATCCCAAAGTTGATATTCGTCATCGCGAAAAGACAtactatgtataataaattattgtatatacatatattagggtggtccttatttagggtgataacgaattttttatgccccccccccccttccaattcaacttcaaataattcaaaaacaaatttctaatttttttcagatttttttcttaactctAAAATAGTTTACTTTGAGATCGAAGTTtgttatggaaataacataggaaaaacttgttttctcagtatatattttattgtaagttacagattttgagttttctgaattattgaaattttggaGGCATAAGCAGAGACGTAGACTGAGAAGAATGCTAATCGCATTGAAATATCGCTCAGACTTTTCTTGGAATTTTTCTTATGTATCCGCAGGATGCTATatgcttgaaatattttcatataaatcATATTTAAAAGATAGCTTGATAAAATAGTCATTAGACCGAGTGTTTAATTACGGTAAAACGTTTAGCACCGATTAAacgttgaaattaaatatcagACTAACGTTGAGATTTACCTATGAGTTGGCATTTGTTGAATGATTATTCTAATTGACCGCACAAAACGGAATCCTGGGTTTCAGGTGATCGAATTATACTCACGTGGCTGAAGAGGGAAAACTTGAACCGGCCGTCCGACAAACGAGGCATCGTTTTCGGGGCGTAATTCTCAATTTGATTGCATATAATGGTGTTGATAATGCCGGTAGAGTTGCAGTATACGTAGACACCGTCGAAGAGGAAGTCCCTCGGTGTCGTGGTCAGGAATACCGAGGTTGGATTTTGGAAGATCGTTGGAATAGCAGTGTTCAATAGAGCCAGTTGGGAGATAAGACTCGATGCTGAGTTATACTCAGCCACCGTTGCAATCGActgcgaaaaattttaatcttgGAAAAATACTTGCATAAAAAGAATACAGAAACAGTAAATTGCGCAACTAGTgcgtatattatttttcccaaCTGAGTGTGTAAAATCCGATTTTGCGTACCCAAATGAATGCGAAAAGTATTACATTCACGCACTAGTACCGTAATTGAATCAAACAAGATATTTCGATTTGATTCATGGACCAGTACGggaatgtaatatttttcgcaCTCATTCGGATAcgcaaaattgaattttccgcactaggtaagaaaaaacaatcttGGCTATGATCTCGAGGAGAATTCAGATGCAAGAGAGTACATGAATATTACGATTATGGATTATGAAAACGATGCTGTTGTTTGGGTATACGAAATCCCGCATTATTGAAACTCGTCGATGCATTTCACGAACTTGTATTGAATCAGCGAAAACAAATCGAACTTCTACTACGGAAATGACGGGACTTTCGACACGTGACAGCATATTTATCTTAATTTTGTACGGACGCTCACCATGAGGGGTAAATTTACGACAGTTATGTCATCGTATTCCGTTAACGGGTCCGACGCTTCTTCGTCGAATTCGAAAAGCTGGTGCTGATAATAGGAAAGCAGATCATCAGCCGCAGTAATGTTTATCTTCGTTCTGTACTGCCTGCAAAGATATCAACGGATTTCAGATAGTAATCGAAACTGTGCAGGGTCTTCTTTTATCTCCTTGAGTTATCGGTCAATATTGCGATTGCGTATGCATCAAGCGTCCACTTGATTAGGTTTACCGATCCTTATCCTCACTTCGATTAATTGTCACACACTTGGCAAATGTATATCGAGTAATCGAGTATAAAAGTCGGGTATAATTTGTgtcgataaaataattatacgaatTGAAATAGTATATTATGTAACAAGGGCGTAAAAGAGGGTTTTACGACCGGGTGTCGTACGAGGTCGTCAGCACAAGGTCGTGAGACCCTCTTTTACGCCCGTGTTGCATACGTTATTTTTTGCAACAGTGTGcggaaaattcgattttacacCTCGATATTCCGGGCGTAAAATGCTCCGTTTTTAAACACTGTGCGTAAAATTCGATTAcagtgaaaagaaataaaattaaaatgcgGGCGTAAAAATTGTCAGTAATTACTTTATACCCACATTTTAGGGTTctcaaattttcgtttctttgtaTTATTTGAATGTTTAAACGTAAAAAacgatgtttttattttacacctaCAAGGTGTGAAATCGAATTCTACGCACAGTGTTTAAAAACGGAGCAATTTACGCCCGGAATATCGAGGtgcaaaatcgaattttacgCACACTGTTgcgaaaaggaaaatttttcttacttgtAAACGTAAGGGCCGATTTCCTCGACAATTGGCTGAATCCCGTTCTGTACATCGTCCGGATTACTCACGTTGAAAAAGTACACTTTATAGAAAACTGGT from Diprion similis isolate iyDipSimi1 chromosome 3, iyDipSimi1.1, whole genome shotgun sequence includes:
- the LOC124404756 gene encoding sensory neuron membrane protein 2 isoform X1, with the protein product MVSCVAIVIAVIGAVIAVAGGLTGYLFIPDIINERVEESVRLVEGSEAFERWQNVPVPVFYKVYFFNVSNPDDVQNGIQPIVEEIGPYVYKQYRTKINITAADDLLSYYQHQLFEFDEEASDPLTEYDDITVVNLPLMSIATVAEYNSASSLISQLALLNTAIPTIFQNPTSVFLTTTPRDFLFDGVYVYCNSTGIINTIICNQIENYAPKTMPRLSDGRFKFSLFSHKNDSNDGYYSINSGLNDISQLGDIISWENSSVLDTWTEDGSCNDIVGCDASIYPPFRTQGPSVNIFSTDICRSVRLDFSEVSSYSGIDSYKYVVSKDMLSSPLTYSENQCFCLNRTEGIRGTDGCLLDGAMELWDCQGAPIVLSHPHFYLADESYQNGVDGLSPNKSLHEMFVELEPITGTLLHGSKRVQFNIFLRPISRISLTTNLSTTLMPVVWIDEGIELTDEFIDELNTSLFDLLDLINYIIWGAIGGGTVLFVIGFVWSLISCCRSRSTSAKKVGG
- the LOC124404756 gene encoding sensory neuron membrane protein 2 isoform X2; its protein translation is MPKSKYDVKCRRQMLSESVRLVEGSEAFERWQNVPVPVFYKVYFFNVSNPDDVQNGIQPIVEEIGPYVYKQYRTKINITAADDLLSYYQHQLFEFDEEASDPLTEYDDITVVNLPLMSIATVAEYNSASSLISQLALLNTAIPTIFQNPTSVFLTTTPRDFLFDGVYVYCNSTGIINTIICNQIENYAPKTMPRLSDGRFKFSLFSHKNDSNDGYYSINSGLNDISQLGDIISWENSSVLDTWTEDGSCNDIVGCDASIYPPFRTQGPSVNIFSTDICRSVRLDFSEVSSYSGIDSYKYVVSKDMLSSPLTYSENQCFCLNRTEGIRGTDGCLLDGAMELWDCQGAPIVLSHPHFYLADESYQNGVDGLSPNKSLHEMFVELEPITGTLLHGSKRVQFNIFLRPISRISLTTNLSTTLMPVVWIDEGIELTDEFIDELNTSLFDLLDLINYIIWGAIGGGTVLFVIGFVWSLISCCRSRSTSAKKVGG